A portion of the Caenorhabditis elegans chromosome III genome contains these proteins:
- the mua-3 gene encoding Transmembrane cell adhesion receptor mua-3 (Confirmed by transcript evidence) — MGRLSLGILLLAAVTSIASDNSCGGRSRLGANPCQDYSLHDCDPVAECFSEQPGYFQCQCPKGFTDSSADKRFPGRKCVRAVDECALGRHTCDPHADCIDTHQGYTCKCRSGWSDTSLDPLRSPGRSCKKADMCSNIDCAAEAECRETPIGPMCQCVSGYVDVSRQHGRPAGRVCRAVVNECAEGRHDCSSHATCIDTADGFTCRCKDSYRDESSDTLKHPGKNCVRTVQPDPPECDVSDPMSCDPAKREVCIFVENTYKCRCANGYSRLPDGRCVVINECAEPRLNTCGKNAECIDLAEGYTCQCRSGYADISPVSQPGRICRARVNECSNKEKYNVDCSENAICADTEHSYSCRCRPGFADVSAAFNKLPGRRCIEAVNECASPSLNDCSKNAFCEDAKEGYICTCRPGYVDNSPNAARHPGRICTKPVEKIKTDLKDTSFSTDDGCDPKNPKCGANEACVQRHGQHNCECVETAFRYTDGSCRVYSACSKRNTCDKNAICLNRFDSYTCQCRPGYIDLSADLTNAPGRICKELINECASSDNECSPYARCIDATNGYACQCLDGFIDVSSRYNKPPGRQCTNSNNECSEKSLNTCDENADCVDTPDGYTCQCYGGFVDVSSNANLPPGRVCTVQTTCPKQKTDLVFLIDGSGSIGSYVFKNEVLRFVREFVELFEIGRSKTRVGLIQYSDQIRHEFDLDQYGDRDSLLKGISETQYLTGLTRTGAAIQHMVQEGFSERRGARPQQSDIARVAIILTDGRSQDNVTGPADSARKLSINTFAIGVTDHVLASELESIAGSPNRWFYVDKFKDLDTRLRSMIQKAACPSPTKQETPSEDVCNPRTQTGCDRSLNEHCAVENGRPRCVCPEGFTRHPFTRVCGGDLCNPQLITSCIFPEECQITPYKNFRCSCPEGYNRDYRSGFCVSVKEVQISPQHDANCHNGGVRCSENERCTNDGSDWFCECLPGFERIRNGQCAYPGSCNPNDPMSCDVRKRQQCLPRGNIYTCQCGRNEKRHPITDICLKNECLTGEHDCDRSARCIDTDESYICACQSGFIDHSPNPSERPGRVCVALQNECLDGSNRCSPNALCTDTEEGYVCRCKSGFVDYSPNPQTFPGMVCKELVNECTNPRLNQCDRNAHCIDTIEGYSCICKPGFVDMDEFGNPGRRCEQIKTNDKCSPGKNDCDRNARCIQIGDDDYSCACPPGFKDKSPSSSRPGRLCIPVIPECDNPTLNDCDSPDRAVCTDTDDGYMCRCRQGFLDISPSISVKPGRLCKPLQNECALGIDDCARDGGICEDNPDSFTCRCAMNYLDVSFDRVTRPGRKCKRLINECQTGQNDCSEEATCTDTEDSYICACPQSHIDLSPDTVNRPGRRCLMRINECTSNRHDCSPNADCIDTPESYKCRCRDDFVDESPDSSRRPGRICRPALVDECRTGKHDCHVNAICQDLPQGYTCQCSADFVDVSPHRASHPGRLCQPRPTPPPPECRLDGGNQCKVHLNEVCRLMGGEPKCSCPVNYQRDSSGSCSIINECLFTQLNDCHTAADCIDQVQGYTCQCRDGFKDIGDRRRPGRMCKPMVNECQYPHLNDCHQNAACIDLEEGYECKCNQGFMDHSHGRPGRICKQLTNECLRPSLNSCDRNARCIDKEEGYECECRDGFIDVSPSPTLKGRACRELVNECANSRLNDCDKNARCKDTMDSYECDCPVNSKDISPSPSFPGRVCLMFINECESGVHDCDPSATCRDNEQSFTCECPSGFVDRSPNKHARPGRVCVKLVDECREGRHTCSSHADCRDLEEGYTCECRDGYVDRSPNLASQPGRVCSAPEVCPPNHDCSSAAVCEPLGGMKYQCVCIQGYVDQSPGSQKGRVCVRNNACHDPRLNTCSRNAICYDEPRGYRCECKRGFMDRSPDSSQRGRVCEPPPPPSPPPRHPCQDPERNDCHPAGTCRATGAQSYTCECLSGYADRSPDPRNKPGRLCVLTEPVCLDPEQNDCHAAAICSEVNGPEKYTCKCRDGYTDESPDPLRRPGRICKGLINECLDRSLNDCHSLAVCKDLPNGYTCQCPINAKDQSPDPRKPGRICSLSVNECANPSLNSCSAFADCFDEENGYRCRCRNGYHDDDPAHPGHRCSFMINECDSSNLNDCDRNANCIDTAGGYDCACKAPYRDEGPPQSPGRICRLNECLNPNRNTCDRNADCRDLDYGYTCTCRHGFYDQSPNPQEPGRICIEFQQEEHIERVKVTTVQSEPRREFPCGRDDCIKARGEVCISGEYCGCKPGEGRSASTGKCQEVQETPFELRVVTRDQRPLMYSTEFGSQKSPSYVEIVELFEKNMARTFGGTSLAPRYVNTKVDYITHPKTKNSSWDQGLLFKYEVQTTKSQSQPIDECELWKQMQASLDRTNGAIGGGSLRVASDTDLLNPCKQQEEWGNCGGMSCKEHLKEVCIAGHICGCPDGMKRRDANSECRVVESWNVPLWVVRDKEKPIVFSESFDNPQTPVYKDYSKRLEKGIEGCYPHTELKNAFVTAEVNDIVNPVLMNASYDTGLLFNTTVHFRKGMVHVPSDAYYQLIKYVTKENNNEVGDSELYLNPTQPDPFNPCFKNDCDPHGKCIEISKYAYKCECGVGYRDINPQSPGKKCLPVHGFNECERKEDNECSENARCIDLEHLYKCECLPSYYDTSPVGSVPGSLCVLDYCSDVNFCPTNTTCKNMEQQAECKCDAGFMDIRKSEKRTALMLGDDTLCMHVRDVDECALGLNNCSGVAHCIDRAVGYTCKCPDGYIDGNPDEPGRVCGALLCDLCNAHGDCVHNTATNNITCVCTDGWTGPQCQVAPSNASLVLLILLALLFLLLTLCCLLYFCTKCHCFKGRRFAGAGANGFGYRRGGAWPWSTLEGSASSESGAEFSAMSAAGNDYYPDIGIPRAKLKSGMMASGNTAEVRNMEVARLDQYLDENAVRIPRAHLVDAHGDTSFDSLSEASSEYTIKEEIERKVITDVTTKEIKTTTTTDEQGNTIVTTTEAVHPRDTTIVHGGGYTQNESSSSSFSGGERAYQSQSQQQQSMSQGMSQSMSQHATSAGYSSSGMESSAHNSGYASIRHTGERERGGSEEEFSIGRARGMAAASSGYQHSSSENREVEEYCSEEEDVEHSVGDKRTIVTKNHSYEPFVNGESERFKTEVVTSQTSTHVTKK; from the exons ATGGGACGCCTGTCTCTAGGCATATTACTATTAGCTGCAGTCACTTCGATTGCTTCCG ATAATTCTTGTGGTGGACGTTCACGATTGG GAGCAAATCCATGTCAAGATTATTCACTTCATGATTGTGATCCTGTAGCCGAATGCTTTTCCGAACAACCGGGATACTTTCAATGTCAATGTCCAAAAGGATTCACTGATTCTTCGGCAGACAAACGGTTTCCTGGTCGAAAATGTGTGAGAG CTGTGGACGAATGTGCTCTCGGTCGACATACATGTGATCCTCATGCCGATTGTATTGATACTCATCAGGGATATACATGTAAATGCAG aagcggTTGGTCTGATACTTCTCTCGATCCCCTCCGTAGCCCTGGGCGTAGTTGCAAAAAAG ccgaCATGTGTTCGAACATTGACTGTGCGGCTGAAGCTGAGTGCCGAGAGACACCAATTGGACCCATGTGCCAATGTGTCAGTGGATACGTGGATGTTTCCAGACAACACGGAAGACCAGCTGGAAGAGTCTGTCGAGCTGTAGTGAATGAGTGTGCTGAAGGAAGACATGATTGTTCATCCCATGCAACTTGTATTGATACTGCTGATGGGTTCACTTGTCGTTGCAAGGATAGCTATAGAGATGAGAGTTCGGACACTTTGAAGCATCCCGGAAAGAATTGCGTTAGAA CTGTGCAACCTGATCCGCCAGAGTGTGATGTTAGTGATCCAATGAGCTGTGATCCAGCAAAACGGGAAGTGTGCATATTTGTGGAGAACACTTACAAATGTAGATGTGCAAATGGATATTCTCGACTTCCGGATGGAAGATGTGTTGTAATCAATGAATGTGCTGAACCAAGATTGAATACTTGTGGAAAGAATGCAGAATGTATTGACTTG gCCGAAGGTTACACCTGTCAATGTAGAAGTGGATACGCAGACATCTCACCAGTTTCTCAACCGGGaagaatttgccgtgctcgagTGAACGAATGTAGCAACAA agaaaaatacaACGTAGACTGTTCTGAAAATGCAATCTGCGCGGATACCGAACACAGCTACTCTTGCCGCTGTCGTCCCGGGTTCGCAGATGTCTCTGCCGCGTTCAACAAACTTCCAGGACGTCGTTGTATCGAAGCAGTCAACGAATGTGCATCGCCAAGTCTTAATGATTGTTCGAAGAATGCATTCTGTGAAGATGCAAAAGAGGGATATATTTGTACTTGCCGTCCAGGATATGTTGATAATTCACCGAACGCTGCTCGTCATCCAGGAAGAATTTGCACGAAACCTGTTGAGAAGATAAAGACTGATTTGAAGGACACTTCATTTTCAACTGATGATGGTTGTGATCCAAAGAATCCAAAGTGTGGGGCAAATGAAGCTTGTGTTCAGCGGCATGGGCAACATAATTGTGAATGTGTTGAAACTGCTTTTAGATATACCGATGGAAGCTGCAGAG TCTACTCTGCTTGTTCAAAACGTAACACTTGCGACAAAAACGCTATTTGCCTGAATCGCTTCGACTCTTACACTTGCCAATGTCGTCCAGGATACATTGATTTATCGGCGGATCTCACGAATGCACCAGGACGAATCTGTAAAGAAT TGATCAATGAATGCGCATCGTCCGATAATGAATGTTCCCCGTATGCCAGATGTATTGATGCCACTAATGG atATGCTTGTCAATGTCTTGATGGATTCATTGATGTGAGTAGCAGATACAATAAACCACCTGGTAGACAATGTACAAACTCAAATAATGAGTGCTCTGAGAAATCATTGAATACTTGTGATGAGAACGCAGACTGTGTTGATACTCCGGATGGATACACGTGTCAATGTTACGGTGGATTTGTGGATGTTTCCTCGAATGCAAATTTACCACCTGGACGTGTTTGTACAGTGCAGACCACCtgtccaaaacaaaaaaccgatCTCGTTTTCTTGATTGATGGATCTGGTTCGATTGGTTCCTATGTTTTCAAGAATGAGGTGCTTCGATTCGTCAGAGAATTTGTGGAACTATTCGAAATTGGCAGAAGTAAGACGAGGGTCGGATTGATTCAATATTCCGATCAAATTCGTCATGAGTTCGATTTGGATCAATATGGAGACAGAGACTCTTTGTTGAAAGGAATCTCTGAGACACAATACCTGACAGGGTTGACTAGAACTGGAGCAGCAATTCAACATATGGTTCAAGAAGGATTCAGTGAGAGACGTGGAGCAAGACCGCAACAGAGTGATATTGCAAGAGTTGCTATTATTCTTACTGATGGAAGATCACAAGACAATGTGACCGGACCAGCTGATTCAGCTAGAAAACTTTCAATCAATACATTCGCAATCGGTGTTACTGATCACGTTTTAGCCAGTGAACTCGAGTCAATTGCTGGATCTCCGAATCGTTGGTTCTATGTGGACAAGTTTAAGGATTTGGATACACGACTACGTTCAATGATTCAAAAAGCGGCTTGTCCTTCTCCAACAAAACAAGAAACACCATCAGAGGATGTTTGTAATCCGAGAACTCAAACTGGATGTGACAGAAGTCTGAATGAACACTGTGCAGTTGAAAATGGAAGACCAAGATGTGTATGTCCAGAAGGGTTCACAAGACATCCATTCACACGTGTATGTGGAGGAGATCTCTGTAATCCACAACTGATCACTTCGTGTATTTTCCCAGAAGAATGCCAAATTACTCCGTATAAGAACTTCAGATGCTCCTGCCCAGAGGGATATAACAGAGACTATAGAAGCGGATTTTGTG tgTCAGTAaaagaagttcaaatttcaccACAACACGATGCAAACTGCCATAACGGGGGTGTCCGTTGTTCAGAAAACGAGAGATGCACCAATGATGGGTCCGATTGGTTCTGTGAATGTCTTCCAGGATTTGAACGAATTCGGAATGGACAGTGTGCTTATCCAGGATCATGTAATCCAAATGATCCAATGTCTTGTGATGTGAGAAAGAGACAGCAATGTCTGCCACGCGGAAATATCTATACTTGCCAGTGCGGACGAAATGAGAAGAGGCATCCGATCACCGATATTTGct tgaaaaacgaaTGTCTAACGGGTGAGCACGATTGTGATCGTTCTGCACGTTGTATCGACACTGATGAGAGTTATATCTGCGCTTGTCAGTCAGGATTTATCGATCATTCTCCAAATCCGTCAGAGAGACCTGGAAGAGTATGTGTTGCTCTGCAAAATGAATGTCTTGATGGATCAAACAG ATGCTCACCGAACGCATTGTGCACTGATACTGAAGAAGGTTACGTCTGCCGATGCAAGTCTGGATTCGTCGACTACTCACCAAATCCTCAAACATTCCCTGGAATGGTTTGTAAGGAGTTGGTCAATGAATGCACAAATCCGCGTCTTAATCAATGTGACCGTAATGCTCATTGTATTGATACAATTGAAGGGTACTCGTGTATTTGTAAACCTGGATTCGTTGATATGGATGAATTTGGAAATCCAGGAAGGCGATGTGAACAAA taaaaacaaATGACAAGTGCTCTCCTGGAAAGAATGATTGTGATCGAAATGCTCGATGCATTCAAATTGGAGATGATGATTATTCGTGTGCATGCCCTCCAGGATTCAAGGATAAATCTCCGTCTTCTTCGCGGCCTGGAAGACTTTGCATTCCAGTTATTCCGGAATGTGATAACCCGACTTTGAATGACTGTGACTCTCCGGATAGAGCTGTTTGTACCGACACTGATGATGGATATATGTGTAGATGTCGCCAAGgatttttagatatttcaCCAAGTATTTCAGTTAAACCAGGAAGACTCTGCAAACCTC taCAAAACGAGTGTGCACTTGGAATCGATGATTGTGCTCGTGATGGAGGTATCTGTGAAGATAATCCTGACTCTTTCACCTGTCGTTGTGCAATGAACTACTTGGATGTTTCATTCGACAGAGTTACCCGACCTGGAAGAAAATGTAAAAGATTAATAAATGAGTGTCAAACAGGACAGAATGATTGTTCGGAGGAAGCAACATGCACAGATACTGAAGATAGTTATATTTGTGCTTGTCCTCAATCCCACATTGATTTGTCACCGGATACTGTTAATAGACCAGGAAGACGCTGTTTGATGA GAATCAATGAGTGCACATCCAATCGCCACGATTGTTCTCCAAACGCTGATTGCATTGACACTCCGGAATCCTACAAATGTCGTTGCCGTGATGACTTTGTCGACGAATCACCCGATTCTTCTCGACGCCCTGGAAGAATCTGCCGTCCGGCACTTGTCGATGAATGTAGAACCGGAAAACACGATTGTCATGTTAACGCGATTTGTCAGGATCTTCCACAAGGCTACACATGTCAGTGCTCTGCAGACTTTGTGGATGTATCTCCGCATCGTGCATCACATCCTGGAAGACTGTGCCAGCCTCGTCcaacaccaccaccaccagagTGTCGTCTCGATGGAGGAAATCAATGTAAAGTTCATTTGAATGAAGTATGCAGATTGATGGGTGGAGAACCGAAATGCTCCTGTCCGGTGAACTATCAACGGGATTCTTCTGGGTCATGTTCCATCATCAATGAATGTTTGTTCACTCAATTGAATGATTGCCATACCGCTGCGGATTGCATCGATCAGGTTCAAGGTTACACGTGTCAATGTCGGGATGGATTCAAAGACATTGGAGACAGGAGGCGACCTGGTAGAATGTGTAAGCCGATGGTTAATGAATGTCAATATCCTCACTTGAATGACTGTCATCAAAATGCTGCATGCATTGATCTTGAGGAAGGTTATGAATGTAAATGTAATCAAGGATTTATGGATCACTCTCACGGACGACCTGGAAGAATTTGTAAGCAATTGACCAATGAATGCCTGAGACCTTCTCTCAACTCTTGTGATAGAAATGCTCGTTGTATTGATAAGGAAGAAGGATACGAATGTGAGTGTAGAGATGGATTCATTGATGTTTCACCATCTCCAACACTCAAAGGAAGAGCTTGTCGTGAACTTGTCAACGAATGTGCCAATTCAAGACTCAACGACTGCGACAAAAATGCTCGTTGTAAGGATACTATGGATTCTTATGAATGTGACTGCCCAGTCAACTCCAAAGATATTTCACCAAGTCCTTCGTTCCCTGGAAGAGTTTGTCTTATGT TCATTAATGAATGTGAAAGCGGAGTCCACGACTGTGATCCTTCCGCCACATGCAGGGACAATGAGCAATCGTTCACTTGTGAATGTCCATCTGGATTCGTTGATCGGTCGCCGAACAAGCACGCCAGACCTGGAAGAGTTTGTGTTAAACTTGTTGATGAATGTCGCGAAGGACGACACACATGCAGTAGTCACGCTGATTGTCGTGATCTTGAAGAGGGTTACACTTGTGAGTGCCGTGATGGATATGTCGATCGTTCGCCAAATCTTGCCAGTCAACCAGGACGTGTCTGTTCTGCTCCAGAAGTCTGTCCTCCAAATCATGATTGCTCATCTGCTGCTGTATGTGAACCACTTGGAGGAATGAAGTATCAATGTGTATGTATTCAAGGATACGTAGATCAATCTCCAGGAAGTCAGAAGGGAAGAGTTTGTGTCAGAa acAATGCTTGTCATGATCCACGACTCAATACTTGCTCGCGTAATGCTATTTGCTATGACGAACCAAGAGGATACAGATGTGAATGTAAACGAGGATTCATGGACAGATCCCCCGATTCTTCTCAACGTGGAAGAGTCTGCGAACCACCCCCACCACCATCTCCACCACCACGTCATCCATGTCAGGATCCTGAGAGAAACGATTGTCATCCAGCTGGAACTTGTCGTGCAACTGGTGCTCAGAGCTACACTTGTGAATGCTTATCTGGATATGCTGATCGCTCACCAGATCCGAGAAACAAGCCAGGAAGACTATGCGTCCTCACGGAGCCAGTGTGCTTGGATCCAGAGCAAAATGATTGTCATGCAGCTGCAATTTGCAGTGAAGTGAATGGACCTGAAAAGTACACTTGCAAGTGCCGAGATGGATACACAGATGAGTCTCCGGATCCACTTCGTCGGCCTGGAAGAATCTGTAAGGGATTGATCAACGAATGTCTTGACCGATCACTGAATGATTGTCACTCACTGGCAGTTTGCAAAGATCTTCCGAATGGATACACATGCCAGTGTCCGATCAACGCAAAGGATCAGTCGCCTGATCCTCGAAAGCCAGGAAGGATCTGTTCATTGTCTGTCAATGAGTGTGCCAATCCATCATTGAATAGCTGTTCTGCTTTTGCCGATTGTTTTGATGAGGAGAATGGATATAGATGTAGATGCCGTAATGGTTATCATGATGATGATCCAGCTCATCCAGGACACCGATGCTCGTTCA tgattaaCGAATGTGACTCTTCAAACCTTAATGACTGTGACAGAAATGCAAACTGTATCGATACAGCTGGAGGATATGACTGTGCCTGTAAAGCACCTTATCGCGATGAAGGACCACCACAGTCACCAGGAAGAATATGCCGTCTCAATGAATGTCTCAATCCAAACAGAAACACTTGTGACCGAAACGCTGATTGTCGTGATTTGGACTATGGGTACACTTGTACTTGCCGTCACGGATTCTATGATCAATCACCGAATCCACAAGAACCCGGACGTATCTGTATCGAGTTCCAACAAGAGGAACATATCGAGCGCGTAAAGGTCACCACAGTCCAGTCAGAACCACGACGAGAATTCCCGTGTGGAAGAGATGATTGTATAAAGGCGAGAGGAGAAGTGTGTATCAGTGGAGAATATTGCGGATGTAAACCAGGAGAGGGAAGATCTGCGAGCACCGGGAAATGTCAAGAAGTTCAGGAAACTCCATTTGAGTTAAGAGTGGTCACTAGAGATCAAAGACCTCTTATGTATTCTACCGAGTTCGGCTCTCAAAAGAGCCCATCGTACGTTGAAATTGTGGAACTCTTCGAG aaaaatatggCTAGAACATTCGGTGGAACGTCCCTGGCGCCAAGATACGTGAACACCAAAGTTGATTACATCACTCATCCGAAGACAAAGAACAGTTCATGGGATCAAGGATTGCTCTTCAAATATGAAGTTCAGACGACAAAGTCTCAAAGTCAACCAATTGATGAATGCGAATTATGGAAACAAATGCAAGCATCTTTGGATAGAACGAATGGAGCCATCGGTGGTGGATCTTTGCGTGTTGCTTCTGATACCGATCTTTTGAATCCATGCAAACAACAAGAGGAATGGGGTAATTGTGGAGGAATGAGCTGCAAGGAACACTTGAAAGAAGTTTGCATTGCTGGTCACATTTGTGGATGTCCCGACGGAATGAAACGAAGAGATGCTAATTCTGAATGCCGTGTTGTTGAGAGTTGGAATGTTCCACTATGGGTTGTTCGGGACAAGGAGAAGCCAATTGTGTTTAGTGAATCATTTGATAACCCACAGACACCTGTTTATAAGGATTACTCGAAACGTCTTGAAAAGGGAATTGAAGGATGTTACCCTCATACTGAACTTAAGAATGCATTTGTGACAGCTGAAGTTAACGATATTGTGAATCCAGTGTTGATGAATGCATCATATGATACCGGACTTCTTTTCAATACGACTGTTCACTTCCGAAAGGGAATGGTTCATGTCCCATCTGATGCTTACTACCAGCTTATTAAATACGTCACCAAGGAAAATAACAATGAAGTCGGAGATTCTGAGTTGTACCTGAACCCAACTCAACCAGATCCATTCAACCCATGCTTCAAGAATGATTGTGACCCACACGGAAAATGCATTGAGATATCGAAATACGCCTACAAATGCGAATGTGGCGTTGGATACCGGGATATCAATCCTCAATCACCTGGAAAGAAATGCTTGCCAGTTCATGGATTCAATGAATGTGAACGGAAAGAAGATAATGAATGTAGTGAAAATGCTAGATGTATTGATCTAGAGCATCTTTACAAATGCGAATGCTTACCTTCTTATTATGATACATCACCTGTCGGTAGTGTTCCAGGATCTCTTTGTGttttggattactgtagtgatGTGAACTTCTGCCCAACAAACACAACGTGCAAGAATATGGAACAACAGGCAGAATGCAAATGTGATGCTGGTTTTATGGATATTCGAAAATCAGAAAAGAGAACAGCACTGATGCTTGGAGATGATACTTTGTGTATGCACGTCAGAGATGTTGATGAGTGTGCTCTTGGATTGAATAATTGCTCAGGAGTTGCTCACTGTATTGATAGAGCTGTTGGATATACCTGTAAATGCCCAGATGGATACATTGACGGAAATCCAGATGAGCCAGGCCGAGTCTGTGGAGCACTTCTTTGTGATTTGTGCAATGCTCACGGAGATTGTGTTCACAACACTGCAACTAATAATATCACATGCGTCTGTACGGATGGTTGGACAGGTCCACAGTGTCAAGTTGCTCCATCGAATGCTTCATTGGTTCTTTTGATTCTTCTTGctcttcttttccttcttctcacTCTTTGTTGTCTCTTGTACTTCTGTACTAAATGCCACTGCTTCAAGGGAAGACGGTTCGCTGGTGCTGGAGCAAACGGATTCGGATACAGGAGAGGTGGAGCATGGCCATGGTCAACTTTGGAAGGATCCGCGTCTTCTGAGTCAGGTGCAGAGTTCTCAGCAATGAGTGCAGCTGGAAACGATTACTATCCAGATATTGGAATCCCCAGAGCCAAACTGAAGTCCGGAATGATGGCGTCAGGAAATACAGCAGAAGTTAGAAATATGGAAGTGGCTAGGCTGGATCAGTATTTGGATGAGAATGCAGTTAGAATTCCACGGGCTCATTTGGTAGATGCTCATGGTGATACTTCATTTGATAGTTTATCAGAAGCATCTTCTGAATATACGATCAAggaagaaattgaaagaaaagtgATCACTGATGTAACAACAAAGGAAATCAAGACAACGACAACTACTGATGAGCAGGGAAATACAATTGTGACCACAACAGAAGCAGTTCATCCAAGAGATACCACGATTGTACACGGAGGAGGTTATACG caaaacgaATCAAGTAGCTCATCATTTTCCGGTGGAGAAAGAGCATATCAATCTCAATCCCAACAGCAACAGAGTATGTCTCAAGGAATGTCTCAAAGTATGTCGCAGCATGCAACGTCCGCTGGATATTCAAGCTCAGGAATGGAGAGCTCAGCTCATAACAGTGGATATGCAAGTATCAGACATACTGGAGAGAG AGAACGCGGGGGTAGTGAAGAAGAATTCTCAATTGGCCGAGCTCGTGGAATGGCTGCAGCTTCCAGCGGATATCAACATTCCAGTTCGGAGAATCGAGAAGTTGAAGAATATTgttcagaagaagaagatgttgAGCACAGTGTCGGTGACAAAAGAACAATAGTCACAAAGAATCACAGTTATGAGCCATTTGTGAATGGAGAATCTGAGCGATTTAAAACTGAAGTTGTCACAAGCCAAACTTCAACTCATGTAACCAAAAAGTAG